The proteins below come from a single Tiliqua scincoides isolate rTilSci1 chromosome 16, rTilSci1.hap2, whole genome shotgun sequence genomic window:
- the RAB14 gene encoding ras-related protein Rab-14 → MATAPYNYSYIFKYIIIGDMGVGKSCLLHQFTEKKFMADCPHTIGVEFGTRIIEVSGQKIKLQIWDTAGQERFRAVTRSYYRGAAGALMVYDITRRSTYNHLSSWLTDARNLTNPNTVIILIGNKADLEAQRDVTYEEAKQFAEENGLLFLEASAKTGENVEDAFLEAAKKIYQNIQDGSLDLNAAESGVQHKPSAPQGGRLTSEPQPQREGCGC, encoded by the exons ATGGCAACTGCACCTTACAACTACTCCTACATCTTTAAGTACATCATAATCG GGGATATGGGTGTAGGAAAGTCCTGCTTGCTCCACCAATTTACGGAAAAGAAAT TCATGGCGGACTGTCCCCATACGATCGGTGTGGAGTTTGGGACAAGAATAATTGAAGTTAGTGGCCAAAAAATCAAGCTTCAGATCTGGGACACTGCCGGACAGGAGCGGTTCAGGGCTGTCACACGGAGCTACTACAGAGGAGCGGCGGGGGCGCTCATGGTCTACGACATCACTAG GAGAAGCACATATAACCATCTAAGCAGCTGGCTGACAGATGCAAGGAACCTCACTAATCCAAATACT GTGATAATTCTTATAGGAAATAAAGCAGACCTGGAAGCGCAGAGGGACGTCACGTACGAAGAAGCCAAACAGTTTGCTGAAGAGAATG GGTTGCTGTTTCTTGAAGCAAGCGCGAAAAC aggagaaaatgtggaggatGCATTCCTGGAGGCTGCCAAGAAAATCTACCAGAACATCCAAGACGGAAGCCTGGATCTCAACGCCGCCGAGTCGGGCGTACAGCACAAGCCTTCGGCTCCGCAGGGGGGCCGGCTAACCAGCGAACCCCAGCCCCAGAGAGAAGGCTGCGGCTGCTAG